A window of the Scandinavium goeteborgense genome harbors these coding sequences:
- the ycgZ gene encoding regulatory protein YcgZ: protein MQQNGYIPDTASAIAQYFNKANLPTQQETLGQIVVEILNDGRNLNRKSLCTKLLSRLEQASCVEEEGHYNALIGLLFDR, encoded by the coding sequence ATGCAGCAGAATGGTTACATACCGGATACAGCAAGCGCCATTGCCCAGTACTTCAATAAGGCAAATCTGCCGACCCAGCAGGAAACCTTAGGGCAAATTGTGGTGGAAATCCTGAACGATGGACGGAACCTGAATCGTAAATCACTCTGCACAAAGTTGCTGAGCCGCCTTGAGCAAGCATCCTGTGTGGAAGAGGAGGGTCACTACAACGCACTGATCGGTCTGCTGTTCGACAGATAA
- a CDS encoding biofilm/acid-resistance regulator YmgB/AriR, with amino-acid sequence MSTATIQQSDIYTAMPDNSLTDYFRKAGDMFAAESAVLGTAIRQVLLSGEHINNKNIILALLRTLEATRDVVQADVIRKTLEIVVGHTTDDI; translated from the coding sequence ATGAGCACAGCCACGATTCAACAGTCTGATATTTATACCGCCATGCCCGACAACTCTCTGACGGATTATTTCCGCAAGGCGGGTGATATGTTTGCAGCGGAATCCGCGGTATTGGGCACAGCCATTCGTCAGGTGCTTTTGTCAGGTGAACATATTAATAATAAGAACATTATTCTGGCGCTGCTGCGTACGCTGGAAGCCACCCGCGATGTGGTGCAGGCGGATGTTATCCGTAAAACCCTCGAGATTGTGGTCGGCCATACCACCGACGATATCTGA
- a CDS encoding MerR family transcriptional regulator — translation MAFYSIGDVAERCGINPVTLRAWQRRYGLLKPQRSEGGHRQFDEEDIQRIEEIKRWIKSGVPVSKVKTLLEESVITTDGDWTSRQEEMMAVLRFAHPARLRTKIIALIREHSASDLIDHVFIPVRQRLSLDHNTARIMCSLLDGVLIEFATSALAEARKKAGDEALLIGWDTEDRTRLWLEAWRLSQQGLHIAVMAEPLDVPRPELFPGQQLFVWTGISPTRRQQELLQHWHEQGYTLTFHQP, via the coding sequence ATGGCGTTTTATAGCATCGGCGATGTTGCCGAGCGATGCGGTATCAATCCCGTGACCCTGCGTGCCTGGCAGCGCCGCTACGGTTTGTTGAAACCTCAACGCAGCGAAGGTGGGCACCGCCAGTTTGATGAAGAAGATATCCAGCGCATCGAAGAGATTAAGCGTTGGATCAAGAGCGGCGTGCCCGTGAGTAAAGTCAAAACGCTGCTCGAAGAAAGTGTCATCACCACCGATGGCGACTGGACCAGCCGCCAGGAAGAGATGATGGCGGTGCTACGTTTCGCTCACCCCGCCAGGCTGCGCACCAAAATCATCGCGTTAATTCGGGAGCATTCGGCTAGCGATCTGATTGACCATGTTTTCATTCCTGTCCGCCAGCGTCTGAGCCTCGATCACAATACCGCGCGCATCATGTGCAGCCTGCTTGACGGGGTGCTGATAGAATTCGCCACGTCCGCCCTGGCTGAAGCGCGTAAAAAAGCCGGCGACGAAGCGCTACTGATTGGCTGGGACACCGAAGACAGAACGCGATTGTGGCTGGAAGCCTGGCGCCTTTCGCAGCAAGGCTTACACATTGCCGTGATGGCTGAACCGCTCGATGTCCCGCGCCCGGAACTGTTCCCCGGCCAGCAGCTTTTCGTCTGGACCGGCATTTCCCCGACGCGCCGTCAGCAAGAACTACTCCAGCATTGGCACGAACAGGGTTATACCCTCACCTTTCATCAGCCCTGA
- a CDS encoding HdeD family acid-resistance protein has translation MLQVALLLMGGAFVRKAAPILGIVGLLWGGLGVSIFLDGMEGMRYFPFHVFGILLLIESLVTLYLASNAKGAQKSVFYFKGGIFCFIAVLILSGRDSSNLLLAILFGFAFFITGLFVMASAWVVRYDGWRKVFVGGIAQLAFALFLFFPYPTHHHGTISQFLGVIMILGSIQSLRLARRAFRLREGETIFSLMEPVRQTPDSEPKRDAKNDGPLIVHVWTPEGSAENSPVPRPVINRYIAAVDVDGVISTGHAALQMSPDVYVSLYPAVEIDRSPSEFFQTLKAIQENNVPGEFQPSYQQEASAWCDSDRKIVFHHYNASALRRYWKNYRKVNTYNLTWRNCSSSVAYALEAALDGVLSGKRGWLHFIRLFFMPELWIAAQLRKRATTMAWTPGLMLDYARAMHVLVHPAEHSLLKRWKQQLGRT, from the coding sequence ATGCTGCAGGTTGCACTATTATTGATGGGCGGAGCTTTTGTGCGAAAAGCAGCTCCGATACTTGGAATTGTGGGTTTATTGTGGGGGGGGCTTGGCGTCTCTATCTTCCTGGATGGTATGGAAGGCATGCGCTACTTCCCTTTTCATGTTTTTGGGATTCTGCTATTGATTGAAAGTCTTGTGACGCTGTATTTGGCGAGCAACGCTAAAGGTGCTCAAAAATCAGTATTTTATTTCAAAGGCGGCATCTTTTGCTTTATTGCAGTCCTCATTCTTTCCGGGCGTGATAGCAGTAATCTGTTACTGGCCATTTTGTTTGGTTTCGCTTTTTTCATTACCGGCCTGTTTGTCATGGCCTCAGCCTGGGTGGTTCGCTACGATGGTTGGCGGAAGGTTTTTGTCGGTGGCATCGCGCAACTGGCATTTGCTCTGTTCCTCTTTTTTCCTTACCCCACACACCATCACGGGACCATTTCACAGTTTCTTGGCGTGATTATGATTTTAGGCAGTATTCAGAGTCTTAGGCTGGCGAGACGTGCATTCCGCTTGCGTGAAGGTGAGACTATCTTCAGCCTGATGGAGCCTGTCAGGCAAACGCCTGATTCAGAGCCTAAACGTGACGCAAAAAACGATGGGCCGCTAATTGTGCATGTCTGGACCCCCGAGGGGTCTGCGGAAAACTCGCCCGTACCACGCCCGGTCATTAATCGTTACATTGCCGCGGTCGATGTCGACGGGGTTATTTCAACGGGACATGCCGCCCTGCAAATGTCGCCTGATGTATATGTCAGCCTGTATCCCGCAGTTGAAATTGACCGTTCACCCTCGGAATTTTTTCAAACGCTTAAAGCTATTCAAGAAAATAATGTGCCCGGTGAATTTCAACCGAGTTACCAACAAGAAGCTTCAGCCTGGTGTGATTCCGACAGGAAAATTGTCTTTCATCATTACAACGCCAGCGCCTTACGCCGATATTGGAAAAATTACCGCAAGGTGAATACCTATAACCTGACATGGCGGAACTGTTCCAGCAGCGTGGCATATGCACTAGAAGCGGCACTAGATGGCGTCCTCTCCGGCAAGCGGGGTTGGCTGCATTTTATCCGTTTATTTTTCATGCCGGAATTATGGATTGCCGCCCAATTGCGTAAACGTGCTACTACTATGGCCTGGACACCCGGCCTGATGCTGGATTATGCGCGAGCGATGCATGTGCTCGTCCATCCTGCAGAACACTCCTTGCTGAAGCGGTGGAAGCAACAGTTGGGTAGAACATGA
- a CDS encoding MipA/OmpV family protein — MRNSLKFIPFILLSVVEIAHSADFSLGVQGGSYGTAYKTRHADYWALPYIGYNGETWYIDGTEAGYNFINTDTQLFRAKVYYYTNQYSSSDGRNSAMRSLNSRNSTMMAGFTYQYISSIGAFSTTVGADTLNNSQGVTVNAAYILLQQWGNFTLVPEVGVDWSNAQNTQYYYGITKEESERSGLSTWRPHDSYVPYLQLAMNYAWSKQWNTWGEITGRFYPSTISDSPMVNKHGVTELTVGISYTF, encoded by the coding sequence ATGCGTAATTCTCTAAAATTCATCCCGTTTATTCTGCTATCTGTTGTTGAAATTGCACATAGCGCTGATTTTTCTCTGGGTGTACAGGGCGGCTCTTACGGAACAGCGTATAAAACTCGTCATGCCGATTATTGGGCTCTGCCCTATATAGGCTACAATGGTGAAACTTGGTATATCGATGGCACGGAGGCCGGATACAATTTTATCAACACCGACACGCAACTTTTCCGCGCAAAAGTCTATTACTACACGAATCAATACAGTTCTTCCGACGGTCGCAATTCGGCAATGCGCAGCCTCAATAGTCGCAACAGTACCATGATGGCAGGTTTTACTTATCAGTACATTTCATCAATCGGCGCATTCAGCACTACGGTCGGAGCCGATACGCTGAATAATAGCCAAGGTGTGACAGTGAATGCAGCCTACATCCTGCTGCAACAGTGGGGCAATTTCACTCTTGTCCCTGAGGTAGGTGTTGACTGGTCGAATGCGCAAAATACACAGTATTATTATGGGATAACAAAAGAAGAGTCTGAACGCAGCGGCCTTTCAACCTGGCGCCCGCACGACAGCTATGTACCTTACTTACAGCTAGCCATGAATTACGCCTGGTCAAAACAATGGAACACATGGGGAGAAATTACAGGACGATTTTATCCGTCCACCATCAGCGATAGCCCTATGGTCAATAAACACGGCGTTACCGAGCTCACAGTGGGTATAAGCTATACCTTCTGA
- the potC gene encoding spermidine/putrescine ABC transporter permease PotC gives MMRWISWLLMGGLYAWLYIPIGILIVNSFNSSAYGIDWGGFTFEWYDILRANDSLLQAAGHSLIMATLSATCATLIGTLIAIALHRYRSHGQSFIKTMLFIVTLSPDIVMAISLMALFILFGMSLGFTTLLFSHITFCLPFVVLTVRARLAGFDPQMTEAAKDLGASEWIIMKMIIFPLIFPAVASGWLLSFTLSMDDVVISSFVTGASFEILPLKIYSMVKVGISPEVNALATLLLVVSLALITISQFLLNRKDSVTRSVA, from the coding sequence ATGATGCGCTGGATTAGCTGGTTGTTAATGGGGGGGCTATATGCGTGGCTTTATATCCCTATCGGCATTTTAATTGTTAATTCCTTTAACTCCTCCGCTTATGGCATTGACTGGGGGGGCTTTACATTCGAGTGGTATGACATTTTACGCGCGAACGACAGTTTATTACAGGCTGCGGGTCATTCCCTGATTATGGCTACACTCTCAGCGACTTGTGCGACGTTAATAGGTACCCTTATCGCCATTGCACTTCATCGTTATCGGTCACACGGACAGAGTTTTATCAAAACTATGCTTTTTATTGTCACATTATCTCCAGATATTGTGATGGCTATATCCTTAATGGCATTGTTTATTTTATTTGGCATGTCGCTTGGTTTTACAACGTTGCTGTTTTCACATATTACATTTTGCTTACCATTTGTTGTCCTTACTGTACGTGCAAGACTCGCTGGATTTGATCCGCAAATGACTGAAGCCGCGAAAGATCTGGGAGCGAGTGAATGGATAATCATGAAAATGATTATTTTCCCACTTATTTTTCCTGCGGTGGCATCAGGATGGTTATTAAGCTTCACCTTGTCTATGGATGATGTGGTAATTTCCTCATTTGTAACGGGGGCAAGCTTTGAAATATTGCCACTCAAAATATACTCGATGGTTAAAGTGGGCATATCTCCAGAGGTTAATGCTTTAGCCACACTTTTACTGGTTGTTTCATTGGCGTTGATCACAATCAGTCAATTTTTATTGAATAGAAAAGACAGTGTTACGAGGAGTGTAGCATGA
- a CDS encoding extracellular solute-binding protein, with product MKKIVGLIGLTLLISFSCQIQARSDNGVIYFYNWTEYVPDSLLEQFTRETGIKVIYSNYESNEILYAKMKTGSVYDLVVPSSYYVAKMRKEGMLQKINKDVLTNFKNLDPLLLNKPFDRNNEYSVPYIWGATVIAVNYKNISPNSIHGWSDLWAPRFRSSLLLIDDDREVFHIALRKLGYSGNTTNVKQIQQAAKELMALSPNVLLYDGDNPGNPFIEGDVDVGMIWNGSAYVASKAGVPLKVIWPKEGAIFWMDSLAIPAGAQNKEGALKLINFLLRPDVAAAVAERIGYPTPNLAARALLPPEIQHNPMLYPDAETLKNGEWQDDVGSATEIYEEAFERTRAGP from the coding sequence ATGAAAAAAATAGTAGGTTTAATAGGGCTAACCCTCCTCATTTCCTTTTCATGTCAGATTCAGGCAAGAAGTGATAATGGCGTTATTTACTTTTATAACTGGACAGAGTATGTACCTGATAGCTTGCTGGAGCAGTTTACTCGAGAAACAGGAATAAAAGTCATTTATTCTAATTATGAATCCAATGAGATTCTTTATGCAAAAATGAAAACAGGCAGTGTTTATGATTTGGTTGTTCCATCATCCTATTATGTTGCCAAAATGCGTAAGGAAGGGATGCTGCAAAAAATAAACAAAGATGTGTTGACTAATTTTAAAAATCTGGACCCTTTGCTTTTGAATAAACCGTTTGACAGAAATAATGAGTATTCAGTGCCTTATATTTGGGGGGCGACAGTCATTGCCGTAAATTACAAAAATATTTCCCCTAATTCAATCCATGGCTGGTCCGATTTATGGGCGCCGAGATTCCGTAGCAGTCTACTGCTAATTGATGATGATAGAGAGGTGTTCCATATTGCCCTACGTAAACTGGGCTACTCGGGAAACACCACAAACGTGAAGCAAATTCAGCAAGCAGCGAAAGAATTAATGGCTTTATCTCCAAATGTACTTCTCTACGATGGTGATAATCCGGGAAACCCATTTATCGAAGGCGATGTTGACGTCGGTATGATATGGAACGGTTCGGCGTATGTAGCCAGTAAAGCAGGCGTACCGCTCAAGGTTATCTGGCCTAAAGAGGGGGCTATTTTTTGGATGGATAGCCTTGCGATTCCTGCTGGCGCGCAAAATAAGGAGGGGGCGTTAAAGCTAATTAATTTCTTACTTCGACCCGATGTCGCAGCTGCTGTGGCTGAACGGATTGGTTATCCAACACCCAATCTTGCTGCACGGGCTCTGCTTCCTCCTGAGATACAACATAATCCAATGTTATATCCTGATGCCGAAACTCTAAAAAATGGCGAATGGCAGGACGATGTGGGCAGTGCAACAGAGATTTATGAAGAAGCATTTGAACGAACCCGAGCGGGTCCATGA
- a CDS encoding MASE1 domain-containing protein: MQLLLWCVLYYSLGYISLFLDDPVSQVSFVWFPAGLAVSAFLLTSRRNWPWLFLGLFLVRTLLDVTLRHSLETSLVHSAISLTNDFAIAWCVRHFTRPHDTLYSLVVWLVATVLTSAVAAALGGGWVVLRHGVDFVSTLWIWWSANVVGTILLTTIVMGLFWRQESEISHKWLIGGTLWLLLCLSAIYVFHQPIGGPRGEAFLFSLACIPVIVMIVIPVVSGNQMGAMAFMSFCIIVIYYSWQRNGPLFIPGLRPGEPLLLAQCYLSGTALLLNFVYLLKHNQRSSPVSSYYLEPQSGRLTWDQSSSNMLNQHLATINNADQLFSFMSPDDQQKMRERWAIVQSGSALNESFRFLLALSPTNTLCLQETKLIALQQSDGVVLIGYWVGEFQGQGSGLIIKGT, from the coding sequence ATGCAGTTATTGCTGTGGTGCGTGCTCTATTACTCTCTCGGGTATATATCGCTGTTTCTCGATGACCCCGTCAGCCAGGTCTCTTTTGTCTGGTTCCCCGCGGGCCTGGCGGTCAGTGCGTTCCTGCTGACGTCACGCCGCAACTGGCCCTGGCTATTCCTCGGTCTGTTTCTGGTGCGCACACTTCTTGATGTGACCCTGCGCCATTCGCTTGAAACCTCGCTGGTGCATTCGGCGATTTCATTAACCAACGATTTTGCGATTGCCTGGTGCGTACGCCATTTCACCCGTCCTCACGACACGCTCTACAGCCTCGTGGTATGGCTAGTGGCAACTGTGCTCACCAGCGCCGTTGCCGCCGCGCTGGGCGGGGGTTGGGTTGTCCTGCGTCACGGTGTTGATTTCGTGTCGACGCTATGGATTTGGTGGTCCGCCAACGTGGTCGGCACCATTTTACTGACGACCATCGTGATGGGGTTGTTTTGGCGACAAGAATCAGAAATATCGCATAAATGGTTAATTGGCGGGACGCTGTGGCTGCTGTTGTGCCTGAGTGCGATCTATGTTTTCCATCAGCCAATTGGTGGCCCAAGGGGAGAAGCTTTCCTGTTTAGCCTGGCCTGTATTCCCGTCATCGTGATGATAGTGATACCGGTTGTCAGTGGCAATCAGATGGGTGCGATGGCATTCATGAGCTTTTGCATTATCGTGATTTATTATTCGTGGCAGCGTAACGGCCCGCTATTTATACCGGGTCTACGGCCGGGTGAGCCGCTTTTGCTGGCCCAGTGTTATCTGTCAGGCACCGCGCTCCTTCTGAATTTTGTCTATCTGCTGAAGCATAATCAGAGATCAAGCCCTGTTTCATCCTATTATCTCGAACCACAAAGCGGACGCCTGACCTGGGACCAAAGTTCGTCCAACATGCTCAATCAACACCTTGCGACGATTAATAATGCCGATCAGCTGTTCTCGTTTATGTCGCCCGATGATCAACAAAAGATGCGTGAGCGGTGGGCTATTGTGCAAAGTGGTAGCGCCCTCAATGAGTCATTTCGATTTTTACTGGCCCTTTCTCCAACAAACACTTTGTGTTTACAAGAAACGAAGCTCATCGCATTGCAGCAGTCGGATGGCGTTGTACTGATTGGCTACTGGGTGGGAGAATTTCAGGGCCAGGGATCCGGCCTAATCATCAAGGGGACGTAA
- a CDS encoding DUF4105 domain-containing protein encodes MIMQIKGHNDDKGAPWLEEYSQVASIEWKDSDNVHIHHVRNFSYRDDSHPIPNWYDCQCKLSDIIATDLVISYWAGSAIAHVFLSFGFNNGQWLAISIETRRRQNQPWSAFGGFLKNYPLVYVVADERDLIGVRANIRKERIYLYPLNITREQSRDLFRSYLLRIKKVNLHPEWYNTLLNNCTSNIFHHGKSVSTAVKYDWRILLSGYADRYCYNNNLLENSLPFEVLKKRSRLKESDVPIIGSTYSQDIRRNR; translated from the coding sequence ATGATTATGCAAATTAAAGGACATAATGACGATAAAGGCGCTCCCTGGTTAGAGGAGTATTCCCAGGTTGCTTCAATAGAATGGAAGGACAGTGATAATGTTCATATTCACCATGTCCGTAACTTTAGTTATCGGGATGACTCACACCCGATCCCCAACTGGTATGATTGTCAGTGTAAATTGAGCGATATTATCGCTACCGACCTGGTTATATCGTATTGGGCAGGAAGCGCTATCGCTCATGTCTTCCTCAGTTTTGGCTTCAACAATGGGCAATGGCTGGCAATATCCATTGAAACCCGCAGACGACAAAATCAGCCGTGGTCTGCATTTGGTGGTTTCTTGAAAAATTATCCCTTGGTATATGTGGTTGCTGATGAAAGAGATCTGATTGGCGTACGTGCTAATATCAGAAAAGAGCGCATTTATCTCTACCCATTAAATATTACACGTGAGCAAAGCCGGGATTTGTTTCGCAGTTATCTGCTTAGAATTAAGAAGGTTAACCTACATCCTGAATGGTATAACACGCTTCTTAACAACTGTACATCTAACATATTTCACCATGGAAAGTCCGTTTCCACCGCGGTGAAATATGACTGGAGAATATTGTTGAGTGGTTATGCCGATCGCTACTGCTATAACAACAATCTCCTGGAAAACAGTCTCCCTTTTGAGGTGCTGAAGAAGCGTAGTCGCCTGAAGGAATCTGACGTTCCGATAATTGGATCCACATATTCTCAGGATATACGCCGCAACCGTTGA
- the potB gene encoding spermidine/putrescine ABC transporter permease PotB has product MKITSERQQKIIVSGVILWLTVFVFIPTAMVVFSSLLTRDDGSLIKLVFTIENYQRIFDTLYSGIFIRSFNLALLATMGCLIIGYPFAFFLSQKSKKVQSILLFLLIVPFWTNSLIRIYAFKLFLSVNGYLNDFLLWAGIIAEPMHILYHPQAVILGLMYVLIPFMIMPLYASVDKLDKVLLEAAKDLGAKKLSVFTRIILPLTMPGIISGCLLVFIPATGMFYVADIMGGAKNLLIGNVIKDQFLIVRDWPFGSAITTVLMLVMGVLLLLYYRVSLWVNGHQRGKI; this is encoded by the coding sequence ATGAAAATCACCTCTGAACGCCAGCAGAAGATAATTGTCAGTGGTGTCATTTTGTGGCTGACAGTATTTGTATTCATTCCTACAGCAATGGTTGTTTTTTCCAGTCTACTGACCCGCGATGATGGTTCGCTTATCAAACTGGTTTTTACCATCGAAAATTATCAACGTATTTTTGACACACTTTATAGTGGAATATTCATCAGGTCATTTAACCTTGCACTTTTGGCCACTATGGGTTGCCTCATAATCGGCTACCCTTTTGCCTTTTTCCTCAGTCAAAAGTCAAAGAAAGTTCAGTCAATACTTCTTTTTCTGTTGATCGTTCCTTTTTGGACAAACTCCCTTATCCGGATTTATGCGTTTAAACTTTTTCTGAGTGTTAATGGTTACTTAAACGATTTCTTACTGTGGGCCGGTATTATAGCAGAGCCAATGCATATTCTGTACCATCCTCAGGCTGTTATTCTTGGCTTAATGTATGTACTTATTCCTTTCATGATCATGCCATTATATGCAAGTGTTGATAAACTCGATAAGGTCTTGCTTGAAGCCGCTAAGGATTTAGGTGCTAAAAAGCTGAGTGTTTTTACACGTATAATTCTTCCATTAACGATGCCCGGGATTATTTCGGGCTGTTTGTTGGTGTTTATCCCTGCGACTGGTATGTTTTATGTGGCTGATATTATGGGAGGAGCAAAAAACTTATTAATTGGTAACGTAATTAAGGACCAGTTTTTAATTGTTCGGGACTGGCCATTTGGCTCAGCCATTACAACTGTCTTGATGCTGGTTATGGGCGTTCTCCTCCTGCTGTACTATCGGGTTAGCTTATGGGTTAATGGGCATCAAAGAGGTAAGATATGA
- a CDS encoding RcnB family protein translates to MYFVIALPCIAFANNPNFDEHTFRSNYHEYSIGDKAPDINFTKDYNITSWRIRHLPAPKPGTFWSYMDGTYVLLRNSDHKIVDAKSSDIFYRHMKD, encoded by the coding sequence ATGTATTTTGTGATTGCATTACCCTGCATTGCTTTTGCCAATAACCCTAATTTCGATGAGCATACATTCAGATCGAATTACCATGAGTACAGCATCGGCGACAAAGCGCCGGACATCAATTTCACCAAAGACTACAACATCACCTCATGGCGTATAAGACATTTGCCTGCACCTAAGCCAGGGACATTCTGGAGCTATATGGACGGAACCTATGTCTTACTCAGAAACAGCGACCATAAAATAGTTGATGCTAAATCTTCTGATATTTTTTATCGCCATATGAAAGACTGA
- a CDS encoding diguanylate phosphodiesterase — MLTTIIYRSHLCDDVPVKSLEKMVAGANANNRQADVTGILLFNGTHFFQLLEGPDQNVKAIYNAICEDPRHYNVVELLCDYAPSRRFGNVGMELFDLREHDRDEVLQNILNKGTSKYQLIYNDRALQFFRTFVEATEKENYFEIPSADTWDFIPSGEERLVDPQVIGPDADCGFAFQPIIDPLTQEIVSLEALLRTPSGGSPQAYFDTFTGDDVYRADLKSKKVAFALAGALTLNDQTISVNLLPMTLVKIPDAVAILLHAIADNGLVPEQVIVEFTESEVISQFDAFTHAVRELKAAGIIVTIDHFGAGSAGLLLLAHFQPDRIKINRDLIRDVHKSGPRQAIIQAIIKCCTSLEIMVSVVGVEKAEEWMWLESAGITQFQGHLFAEPLFCGIPQVAWPEKKTPF, encoded by the coding sequence ATGCTTACGACAATCATCTATCGCAGCCATCTGTGCGACGACGTGCCGGTAAAATCTCTCGAAAAGATGGTCGCTGGAGCCAATGCAAACAACCGCCAGGCGGATGTCACCGGTATTCTGCTGTTTAACGGTACCCATTTTTTCCAGCTGCTCGAAGGCCCTGACCAAAACGTAAAGGCCATCTATAACGCTATCTGCGAAGATCCCCGGCACTATAACGTCGTGGAACTGTTGTGCGACTACGCCCCGTCGCGCCGCTTTGGCAACGTCGGGATGGAGCTGTTTGATTTGCGGGAACATGACCGCGACGAGGTGCTGCAAAACATCCTCAATAAAGGCACTTCAAAATATCAGCTCATCTACAATGACCGCGCGCTGCAGTTCTTCCGCACATTTGTCGAAGCTACGGAAAAAGAGAATTACTTTGAGATCCCCTCTGCCGACACCTGGGATTTTATCCCGTCGGGCGAGGAACGCTTAGTGGACCCACAGGTTATTGGCCCTGACGCCGACTGTGGTTTTGCGTTTCAGCCGATCATTGACCCGCTGACACAGGAAATTGTCTCGCTGGAAGCCCTGCTGCGTACTCCGTCAGGCGGCTCCCCGCAGGCGTATTTCGATACCTTTACGGGGGATGATGTTTACCGGGCCGACCTTAAAAGCAAGAAAGTTGCGTTCGCGCTGGCCGGGGCGTTGACCCTGAACGACCAGACGATCTCCGTGAATCTGCTGCCCATGACGCTGGTGAAAATCCCTGATGCGGTCGCTATTCTGCTGCACGCGATCGCGGACAACGGTCTGGTGCCGGAACAGGTGATTGTGGAGTTCACTGAAAGCGAGGTGATTTCTCAGTTTGATGCGTTTACCCACGCGGTCAGAGAACTGAAAGCCGCGGGGATCATCGTTACTATCGATCACTTCGGTGCCGGGTCTGCCGGACTGTTGCTTTTAGCGCATTTTCAGCCGGACCGAATCAAAATCAACCGGGACCTGATCCGCGACGTGCATAAAAGTGGTCCGCGCCAGGCCATCATTCAGGCCATCATCAAATGTTGTACATCGCTTGAAATTATGGTCTCCGTGGTTGGCGTGGAGAAAGCAGAAGAGTGGATGTGGCTTGAGTCCGCGGGCATCACCCAGTTCCAGGGCCATTTGTTCGCAGAGCCTCTGTTCTGTGGCATTCCGCAGGTTGCCTGGCCGGAGAAGAAAACCCCGTTCTGA
- a CDS encoding DMT family transporter, which translates to MTGKITLAMFAFAANSILCRIALKDVHIDPLSFSSLRLLSGAIVLFLLLQKPFLNRQIEWKVKNALFLAVYAIAFSIAYVHLGTAEGALLLFGTVQLVMTGWGIYRGERLTRLKSAGIALAAMGICWLLLPGANSPPYVPAATMMLAGVGWAAYSIAGKSVKNATAATAGSFILTVPVALLLSLTLNQAAHADTQGVLLALISGGMTSGAAYALWYAIVPTLTSSTASTVQLSVPCISALGGVAFLGEHLTLQLVVSTVTVIAGIALTIYADKQARRKVTSP; encoded by the coding sequence ATGACGGGTAAAATCACGCTAGCCATGTTCGCATTCGCCGCGAACTCGATCCTGTGTCGGATTGCGCTCAAAGATGTGCATATTGATCCACTGTCTTTTAGCAGCCTGCGCCTGCTGAGCGGCGCCATCGTGCTGTTTCTCCTGCTACAGAAACCGTTCCTGAATCGTCAGATTGAGTGGAAAGTGAAAAACGCACTTTTCCTTGCCGTTTACGCCATTGCCTTTTCCATCGCCTATGTTCATCTCGGCACAGCCGAAGGGGCGTTACTACTGTTTGGTACGGTGCAGCTGGTGATGACGGGCTGGGGGATTTATCGGGGTGAGAGATTAACCCGGCTGAAGAGTGCCGGGATCGCGCTGGCGGCGATGGGGATTTGCTGGCTGCTGCTGCCAGGCGCAAACAGCCCACCGTACGTTCCGGCGGCAACCATGATGCTGGCTGGGGTTGGCTGGGCGGCTTACAGCATCGCAGGGAAAAGCGTTAAAAACGCCACGGCGGCGACGGCGGGCAGCTTTATATTGACCGTTCCCGTGGCGCTGTTGCTATCGCTGACCCTCAATCAGGCGGCGCACGCGGACACACAAGGCGTGCTGCTGGCGTTGATATCAGGAGGAATGACGTCAGGTGCGGCCTATGCGCTGTGGTACGCGATTGTGCCAACGTTAACCTCTTCGACGGCCAGCACTGTGCAGCTGAGTGTGCCGTGCATTTCCGCGCTGGGCGGGGTGGCGTTTCTCGGTGAGCACCTGACGCTTCAGCTGGTGGTGTCAACGGTGACGGTGATTGCGGGGATTGCGCTGACGATTTATGCCGATAAACAGGCGCGGCGAAAAGTGACCTCGCCGTAA